From Bacillus sp. Bos-x628, the proteins below share one genomic window:
- a CDS encoding class I SAM-dependent methyltransferase, with translation MTKTQTNLPAIDKKMKQIINKLVQHNVLFADTHFDNEKFGTFKKSLVGNINVPSTTISPIMERMLFATSSSRMIKNVVVLGSYYGYALFWLAGGLNNPENKKVVGFDINKDACLSAVQNIKNVGLDWAEIKTEDAFSGINHFKDSSIDLILIDVEKNGSKADYPLLIDAWYEKLAPGALVLAHDPVIEKFSEDFKHYFQRVQDENRFSTSVTLPIDECGLCISKKI, from the coding sequence ATGACCAAAACACAAACCAACTTACCAGCTATCGATAAAAAAATGAAACAAATTATTAACAAATTAGTTCAACATAATGTACTTTTTGCAGACACCCACTTTGATAATGAGAAATTTGGAACATTCAAGAAAAGTTTAGTAGGGAATATAAATGTACCTTCTACCACTATCTCACCCATTATGGAACGAATGTTATTTGCGACTTCTTCAAGCAGGATGATTAAAAATGTAGTTGTATTAGGTAGTTATTATGGTTATGCGTTATTTTGGCTGGCTGGAGGGTTGAATAATCCTGAAAATAAAAAAGTTGTTGGTTTTGATATAAATAAAGACGCTTGCTTAAGCGCTGTACAAAACATCAAGAATGTAGGTCTAGATTGGGCTGAAATAAAAACGGAAGATGCATTTTCCGGAATTAATCATTTTAAAGACTCAAGTATAGATTTAATTTTAATTGATGTAGAGAAAAATGGTTCAAAGGCTGATTATCCTCTACTAATAGACGCTTGGTATGAAAAACTAGCACCTGGCGCACTAGTTTTAGCCCATGACCCTGTAATCGAAAAATTTTCCGAGGATTTCAAACACTATTTCCAAAGAGTGCAAGACGAAAATAGGTTTTCTACCTCTGTAACATTACCTATTGATGAATGTGGATTATGTATTAGTAAAAAAATTTAA
- a CDS encoding NAD(P)H-dependent oxidoreductase, producing MGHKTLLICGSMKPSPGRDTKSAARELLNLVKKKFDEQGYDNYKVLDLRNLNLPFFDGRNTSEYENESVDELYNSMLEAEHIIISAPAYWKSVVGSVINAMNVIGGPLYDFPEKKKLLVGKKVSLIVVGAEFADAVHGSSQLRNVFTAMGATVLRKEIIIGNLRTLSVKEQGKLVTDLFKLGESIATKSGEYAV from the coding sequence TTGGGTCACAAAACTTTATTGATTTGCGGAAGCATGAAGCCGAGTCCAGGAAGAGATACAAAATCAGCCGCGCGCGAGTTACTAAATCTCGTTAAAAAGAAATTCGATGAACAAGGTTATGATAACTATAAAGTTTTAGATTTACGTAATTTAAATTTGCCATTTTTCGACGGGAGAAATACTAGTGAATACGAAAATGAAAGTGTAGATGAATTATATAATTCTATGTTGGAAGCGGAACACATTATCATTTCGGCTCCTGCATATTGGAAATCGGTTGTAGGATCAGTAATAAATGCTATGAATGTTATCGGAGGCCCTCTATATGATTTTCCTGAAAAAAAAAAGTTATTGGTTGGTAAAAAAGTATCTCTAATAGTAGTAGGAGCGGAATTTGCAGATGCTGTCCATGGTTCCTCGCAATTACGCAATGTATTTACAGCAATGGGGGCCACAGTTTTAAGAAAGGAAATAATTATTGGAAACCTAAGAACACTTAGTGTTAAAGAGCAAGGAAAATTAGTTACAGACCTATTCAAGTTAGGGGAAAGCATTGCAACAAAATCAGGAGAGTATGCGGTATGA
- a CDS encoding tetratricopeptide repeat protein: MKVSSLSNFRERPVIWVRGMKDDTSLVLDNKRSIIINFSVDDRSFKPYYTIGEIIKKMETTFKEYKQMDIITESYNTLRNSWKRMDMSSDSIIYSIIRRISRESSATTKLIDQLADKVVDMVNEVFKNEGKPLTIILNASEWIDRSSLRVLHRIFKLLPSSQLKLVLGFKGNIPSKYELKEPFNMLESVLVARSRIFKRLLAEQEPLITGEEFNECDFTEYNFEGSENGLISDAAIALITQNYENAFLACEKVLKNESIQSEEIYRIIGLVHANLSLYDEAYIAFQKALNFVNNGPQRAHVECLAALLAVKRFYNLDVARTHYDNALTFVDESDNRNRLEKGWIYNGLSFMETVASSKLEGDEKERLLDDVLQRELKALELIKNQQDSGSLYLKYNLLSNITFLLEIRKDYISALEFWKSAFNKLIGDEHGYCYRTGMLAWKAGKINESINYLEKAYQTALNLKDRLDTETILYALGYVNLDIGKYEESIKHFQSGLEISLKLRNSEQIEDFVRGYLQASSRMDLVNENIAVLQKKCENSKHTLPNKVAELFITGTQLEGKSILEQPLRQPKTKLSSYHPSVDLEAVPEIDMNEYLISNTNESNTKIISKILTRS; this comes from the coding sequence ATGAAAGTTAGTTCTCTATCTAACTTTAGAGAAAGACCTGTTATTTGGGTGCGCGGAATGAAAGATGATACCAGCTTAGTTTTAGATAATAAACGTTCTATCATCATAAATTTTTCGGTTGATGATCGGTCTTTTAAACCTTATTACACAATCGGCGAAATTATTAAAAAGATGGAAACAACCTTCAAAGAATACAAACAAATGGACATTATCACCGAATCATATAACACGTTAAGGAATTCCTGGAAGAGAATGGACATGAGTTCAGATTCAATAATTTATAGTATTATTCGTAGAATAAGCCGGGAATCAAGCGCTACTACAAAATTAATTGACCAATTAGCAGATAAAGTCGTTGATATGGTCAATGAAGTTTTTAAAAACGAAGGAAAACCTTTGACAATCATATTAAATGCTTCTGAATGGATAGATAGGTCTTCTTTAAGGGTTTTACATAGAATTTTCAAACTTTTACCCTCTTCTCAACTTAAACTAGTTTTGGGATTTAAAGGGAATATCCCCTCCAAATATGAATTGAAAGAGCCTTTTAACATGCTAGAAAGTGTGCTGGTGGCACGAAGTAGAATTTTTAAAAGATTGTTAGCGGAGCAGGAGCCTTTAATCACCGGGGAAGAATTCAATGAATGCGACTTTACAGAGTACAACTTCGAAGGCAGCGAAAATGGCCTTATTTCAGATGCTGCTATTGCATTAATTACTCAGAATTACGAGAATGCCTTTTTAGCATGTGAGAAGGTGTTAAAAAATGAATCAATACAATCAGAAGAAATCTATAGAATTATCGGGCTAGTTCACGCTAATTTAAGTTTGTATGATGAAGCTTATATCGCTTTTCAAAAAGCCTTGAATTTCGTTAACAACGGCCCACAAAGAGCACATGTAGAATGTTTAGCTGCACTTTTAGCTGTTAAGAGGTTTTATAACTTAGATGTAGCACGCACTCATTATGATAATGCATTAACATTTGTTGATGAGTCGGATAACCGCAATCGGTTAGAAAAGGGTTGGATTTATAATGGCTTAAGTTTTATGGAAACTGTGGCCTCAAGTAAACTAGAAGGCGATGAAAAAGAAAGGCTTTTGGACGATGTTCTTCAAAGGGAACTAAAAGCACTAGAGTTGATTAAGAATCAACAGGATAGCGGCTCCTTATATTTAAAATATAATTTATTATCAAATATCACTTTTCTCTTGGAAATCCGCAAGGATTATATAAGTGCCTTAGAGTTTTGGAAATCCGCATTTAATAAATTGATCGGAGATGAGCACGGATACTGTTATCGCACCGGAATGCTGGCCTGGAAAGCCGGGAAAATAAATGAGTCAATTAACTACTTGGAAAAAGCTTATCAGACAGCGCTAAACCTAAAGGATAGGCTAGACACCGAAACTATTCTTTACGCATTAGGATACGTCAATTTAGATATTGGCAAATACGAAGAATCTATAAAACATTTCCAAAGTGGGTTGGAAATCTCCTTGAAACTCAGGAATTCTGAACAAATTGAAGACTTCGTAAGAGGTTATTTACAAGCCAGTTCTAGAATGGATTTGGTTAATGAAAATATAGCTGTTTTACAAAAAAAATGCGAAAATTCCAAGCATACCTTACCAAATAAAGTTGCAGAGTTATTTATTACTGGAACTCAATTAGAAGGGAAATCAATATTAGAGCAGCCATTACGACAACCGAAAACTAAACTTTCGTCTTATCACCCGTCCGTTGATCTTGAGGCTGTACCCGAAATAGATATGAACGAATACCTAATTAGCAACACTAATGAAAGCAATACGAAGATAATAAGCAAAATTTTGACAAGGAGTTGA
- a CDS encoding short-chain dehydrogenase codes for MKNALVVGGTGMLSNVSLWLAEKGYHVSVIGRNPEKMNLLLEKGLAHYRITPMLVDYRNDEELRNHIKSFQEKNGKINLVVAWIHSIAANALNIIIEEINVDNQNWSLFHILGSSADLNEIKRRTVLSGYKYHQVQLGFINQNGFSRWLTHEEISNGVINSILKDKPLSIIGTTNANKQLP; via the coding sequence ATGAAAAATGCTTTAGTGGTGGGTGGCACTGGAATGTTATCTAATGTATCTTTATGGTTAGCTGAAAAAGGTTATCATGTTTCTGTAATTGGTAGAAACCCCGAAAAAATGAATTTATTATTAGAAAAAGGTTTAGCTCATTATCGCATCACCCCTATGTTAGTTGACTATAGAAATGATGAAGAATTAAGAAACCATATAAAATCTTTTCAAGAAAAAAATGGAAAAATTAACTTGGTTGTCGCATGGATACATTCAATTGCAGCAAATGCATTAAATATTATCATTGAAGAGATTAACGTTGATAACCAAAATTGGTCGTTATTTCACATATTGGGAAGTAGTGCTGATTTAAACGAAATAAAACGAAGAACCGTTTTGAGTGGATATAAATATCATCAAGTTCAGTTAGGATTTATTAACCAAAATGGCTTCTCTAGATGGTTAACACACGAGGAAATATCTAATGGTGTGATTAATTCAATTTTAAAAGATAAACCTTTGAGTATTATTGGTACAACAAATGCTAATAAACAACTACCCTAA